ACATGGTTCGCATAGTGCGAAGGCAAAACACCAAGAATGTAAATACAAATGACCTTCCATAGTGGTAGTTAATAATTACGATTGATACAAAAGTTCTCCAAAGTACTCTATCtgatttgttttgctcatTAATATTGGAAAACCCCCCCAGTCAACCTACGACTGTGTGAGATAAATGTGGTCCAGTACGCCCATCTCCATATGTTGGTGTACCGTAGCTAGAGCAGAAGAACGCTAGACTTTCATTTCACTGCGACTCACCGCAAACAGCCGGACtaatggggtggtggtggtcaaacTTGATCTCAATACAACATCCCCAATGCAATCCACCTTCAATCCACCGTCACTAAATGACAGCGAACGAGTGCAAGGTTGCCGCGCGCCCCCGGGTCGCCATTCTAGCTCTAACTCTTCTCGTGCGCACTCGCGACACCACATTGCTGCTGACGGATGTCGGTGTACTAATCATTTCGGAAATGCCCGGCCAGCATAATGCGTGCCGCCTGAGCTGAGAGTAAACCGTTCCGTCATTCGGCAATAGTCACTTTATTGGTTGCTGTCGCTTGATGTTACTGCTGCGTGGTGGCAGTGTACAGGGGAGAGGAAGGTAGACCATGACCATCAATAACGGCGCACAGGTTGGCCCAGTCGCTCCGCCTCGCTTAGACCGAAGCCTTTTTGATGACGTGAATGTAGAACGCCGGATGGGTGACTCGATCGAGGGGCTTAAAATCCCCGTACGTCTCGTGCGACGGTGTGTCACGGAAGATGGATCGCAGAATTTCCTCAAACACCTGCAGCTTGTGCGGGTAGTACGATAACCGGAACTCGCTCACCTCACCCTTGCCCGTGCTGATCTGGTAGTCCAGCGTGACGAGGGCCGGTTTCGAGGCGATGTACAGCACCGAAGTCTTGATGTCCGTGGTGTGGCTACTCTGATGTGGCAGAAGGGGAAAAACACGGTCAAACGGAGGCGGGAATGTGGCACTCGATCGTGTGGCCACACGACCATCATTGTACTTACATTGTAGTAAATACACTTGGCAGGTGTGGCGCCGGTATTCATGATGTTGTCGTAGTTACGatgatcgatcagcagcaaaccgCCAGGCTTCACGCACCGCTCGAAGTTCCGGATGGCCTGAATTTGTTCGCGCTGATCACCGTAGTTGTCGAGCAGATGGGCGAACGAGTTCCCCAGGCACATCACCGCATCGAAACCACCGTGCAGCAGATGCTGAATGTCATCGTACAGCGTCAGCCAGTTCGCTTCCTCAATTACTATCGCAAGTAGAAGACCGGAAAAAGATACCGAGTAAAATTCCGAGCTGTCCCTTAGAACGCCTCGAATTGCCTTACCCCAGTTATCAAAATTGGCTTCCTTGCGGCGATTCCAGCGTTCCTTCAGCGCGTACTTAAGCATCTTGTCCGAGGCATCGATCGAGACGACCTCGAAgccctcctccaccagcatAATCGAATCGACGCCCGTACCACAGGCCACGTCCAGTATACGGCGGACGCCATTCTCGCGCAGCTTCTCCACCAGAAAGTTGCGATAGTTCTCCGTTCGCGACTTTTTATCGCCAATGAAAATTTCCCACACCTTCGCCGCCTTACCATCGGCGTACTGATCGCGGACTCCCTCGGCCGATATGCCGTCCGAACGGACCTGAAACACGGTG
The sequence above is a segment of the Anopheles darlingi chromosome 2, idAnoDarlMG_H_01, whole genome shotgun sequence genome. Coding sequences within it:
- the LOC125950720 gene encoding glycine N-methyltransferase, which translates into the protein MSKGDTVFQVRSDGISAEGVRDQYADGKAAKVWEIFIGDKKSRTENYRNFLVEKLRENGVRRILDVACGTGVDSIMLVEEGFEVVSIDASDKMLKYALKERWNRRKEANFDNWVIEEANWLTLYDDIQHLLHGGFDAVMCLGNSFAHLLDNYGDQREQIQAIRNFERCVKPGGLLLIDHRNYDNIMNTGATPAKCIYYNSSHTTDIKTSVLYIASKPALVTLDYQISTGKGEVSEFRLSYYPHKLQVFEEILRSIFRDTPSHETYGDFKPLDRVTHPAFYIHVIKKASV